The DNA window atcttCTCTTGCTTGAATacgcttttatataaacatattttatgtacttgcTTCTAGATGTATCTAGATGATACGTGAAAGATATCATTATACACAGTACATGTCGTAGTCTGCGGAAGAGAAGCAATTTATCATTCTCATACAGAAAAAAACTTTAGCAACCGTTGTCGTCGCACCTAACATAATCGATTTCCATTTGCCATTTTCTTTATCATACGAGAATATGAGCATCGTAGATTCCgaggaatatttttagaagaaaaaatgaattttttcacataaaaatattacaagaaatatattttggttttctaatattaattactgtgTTTAATGCGTTAAATGTGTAATTCTCTTCAGCAgtctttaattaaacattttttttttaaattatgcattatgtaatatttgtatttatcttttctcaAATTCGTTCGATTTTCTGCCGATGGTGGAATTTTAAGCCATTATAGGAATCCGATATGCGTGAATAAGCATACAAGTGAAAATGTGAAAAGCCGGCTGAGAATGTGAGTATGTGAAAAACggcaaatatgaaattttccaAGAATCGCAAGTCTAAGAATGTTTGAAAAggctcaaaatttttaaaattgaatttttgaaaagtcGGAAAATTCTTAGAGGAAAAGATGGCATGAACTGAAATTTCAAGaaatgtaattacataaatttttaaaaattttatgatctttgaactagaaaaatgtaaattctgaaaatgttcaaaatgaaataaaatatcatgagaatataattacataagaaAGGACACAAATCAGAACTCCAGttaatatttctgaatatttcaattttttaattattctctgCCTTTTGCCTGCATTATGACAAAAGTTATGATGTAATATAGGGCGATGTAAGTTAGTTTATATTGCTATAATACATTTCGCGTTCTCAGTTTTTACAAATGATTGTTGCACAACTCCAAACGCAATACGGCGAGTTATATTcttaaagagaataaaagcaaggaaaataaattgaaattctaACAAATTGGCTTTTGACTTGATTTTTCGCCTCAAATAAAATtccttctttcatttttttttttttttttttcttaatagaaCTTCGAGCTTAAACgacttgcaatttttattatcgagccgaattctttaacaaaaatgcaattataaatacgGATACCTATATCATCTCAATCTACCTCTTTGTAATAACactcatttttattcatacattgttatttatagtctaacacatttttatttcttatagagttttatttattatacaatatctaATGTGTGTCGCATGATCAGTCATGTCCCGAGGACGAGATGCATCTCGTGAGAGACAGAGCGTAACGCACAAAGTGTGCTATCCGATTCCAGAAGGGTTtatcgcatattttatttcgctgAGATCGAGACCGAGACCAGATGTACGACGAAGCCGCATTTCTCTAAGATATGTCTGAATTTTTCCGAGAGACGCGTGCGACCccgattttttctttaatgccggtttttctaagaaatcggatttgtatttaaatccAGATGGAAGAAAATTCCGTCTCGGCAACTTATTGTGACAAgcgtgaaattatatttgcatggaAAATTGCGTAACGCGATATACTTGGATTTCGCTTTTatcaggaaaaataaaaacaaatttactttattacatttggcattaaatacaagtatttcatatacaaacgttaatgaaacaaataattttgaatcaaaCATAGGCAatctaaatttacatattacaatttcaacatattctatacaattttatctaaatatttccattttttttttaattccaactatatatatcttacttATTAACtgatatagttatatatctattaaatagaaatcaaCAAGATTTAtacagtttaatttaataaggcttttaaattactttacaacttccaaatattaaaatagactttcatttaatatattcatttattttattatatcaaaattttagagaTTGTAGCAAAAATACCGCAAAAAATTGCTAATATAGTAATTCCTTGCcatgatagaaatataaaattagatattcatCCGCATTTTCAATTACTTAATACCTTTATATTATGACATTGAACCTCTTGGATTACTGACAGTGCCTTTTGCAGTATTTCACTGTGCACAGCCGATTCATCTTGATCCGCATTTACAATGACCCAAGTATCATCTTTTAATTCCTCATAATTAGCATTGACACGTTGCTGAAATTCATCATGCTCAAACCTTTCTTTTCCCCAATCACTACGCTGTTCTTGCTGTCGCTTGGAAACCTTGAGAAACACCACGCAATCTGGCTTTGGAAGCCCTATGTCAGGTTGTTGACACCAGTTGAGACTTCTGCCAGTGTTGGCTGCTGTATATGCAGCACCAGAAGCTGTGTATCTGTCCATCACTAGAGTAACGCCAGACAAAAGTGTCTTCTCAATATCCTCCTTGCACTCCCATCGATTCGCAGAAAACAATAAGTGAACTGCCTCTGGTGgcatatttatctcttttgacAGGAAACTATTCAAGATAGCTCCGACAGGAGTCTttctatctataaaaataaaataaaattttttttttttgaaacaatcATTACATTATGAGTTGATgctttatctttatatcattCACAACAAtgcgattaaagaaaaaatgacgTATTACGATACTGATttcattataaagataataacaaTCATACttgacatataaattttcatttgttaatattttcaatgttctaatatttaattgttttgctAATAGCGACAAAACATCTTTTCCCGCGCAATATAACCTAAACATAACCTTGCGATCTTACGAGAAAGTTTTCTATAACTTACTCGGAAAAGCTCGGGCTTTCACAGGAATCCGTAGATTGTCCAACGCGTTCATCAGCATCTTCGCTTGGGTCGATTTGCCGGCCCGATCGCAACCCTCCAAAACTATCAGCGCACCGCGTTTACTGAACATTGTTGAGATGACACGCGTCTTGGTTCTTGACGCCGGTCATTCATTCCCGGTTCTGGTTTGAATTACTTCTCTTAGTGTGATTCACGCACAAATCTACATGCTACGTCCATCTAACGGAAAGAATGAAGATATTATCCGACGATAAATAACTTGCGTGGTCCgcgtgaataaaattttctaaaaaaaagaaagttaaaaatattcttttacaatcttttatatatgacaagaaattaaaggcgaagttaaattttttgataatgtaaattttttataataagcaTTAAACATACATAGAATTATTCTTCTCTCTTCACTACATAAttcatcttaaaaaaaaatttgcttcgttataagattattacagatttatttaattttataaaaattaagagagagagagagagagaataatcttattttataacaattttaaaattattaatattgcctTGGTAGAAAATCGGGATTGGTCTAATTATAAGTGAAAAGTCATTCgtgcgaaatattttaagatattattttatttagtttttttccttaaaaaaagaGTGAACTTCAAATTGGTTGTCAGGTTTCTTCTCTTGGATTCTGGCGAGTAATGACTGGGCATTTTCGAAGCGATGGTACACACTAAGTTTGCAAATTGAactagctatatatatatatatatatatatatatatatatatatatatatatatatataatatataatatatataatatttatatataagataagtTTGTCACCTCTCGTTTACAGCATAGTACATCAGTGTATAATGCACATTTACGTTTTCGTATTCTCCCTGTAACtccctttcttttctctttcacacTTTTTCTCCTGTTCTTATTTTtgcgcatatacatacacacatatacacatgctCACACACATTCattcaaatttctttctctttgcatactcatgcttttttaaatatacttttgagggctaaagaattaataattctgtcGTACGATGCagtaatatctctctctttctctctctctctctctctcttttttggtATATTACGTGGATCACTGGCAGATTTACGCTTCACGTGCACAAAGTGTACTTATTTTTTCTGAAGAAGAGAAatgaaacacacacacacacacacacacacacacacacacacatgcacgtaTATAATCGTGGTGCACGCGCGTCAGCACATAgacaattttgtatttttttttatagtttctttttccgaattaaaatcattattcggAAATATTCGGATATTTTGGCATTTGAAATGATTTTACTAAACACGCACTAAATTTGCGATACCTTCTAAAAATCTTTGTgtcaatcttttaatatttgatactgaatattttattaatttttagtctGGAACAAACATTTATGAagcaaaatctatttaaaaataatattgtttatttgtgCTCTCgctgtttaattataataaataaacactgtattttaaattaatcttacaattatatcggtacatcgtaaaatattcgataaaaattttaaaaaatattaaaattgtccaAAAATCTTCTTCTTAAAAGGAAATACTTTTGCGTTGTTTGCGTCAGGAAAGAACGATATATAGAAGaagcaaaactttttttcatttctttcattGACCGGATTGCGAATTAACTCCAGCGTGACGTACGCGCGAGCgcccaaaaatttttaattattaattatatataaaggtaTAATTTCTCTTCACTTCACCGATCCCTTCTTAGAGAAAAAACAAGTATCTTTctttcgcgtatatatatatacatctacatttatgtataagtaatatacagtaaatttttttatacactaaCGGAGAGCACGACGGGACGCTGCGCGACGAGATCACGGATTTTCGCTTCATGGATTATCGAAATCTCGGCGAAATCTCGTTTACATGCTCGAGAGTAAATGTCGCACCGGAATTTCACATTCCTGGAATTTCCAAGCGCGAAAAATTCGCTCCTCGCAAGCTAGATTCGTCTCTCGATCGCATCGAAAGAAAGAAGTAGAAACGATCGGATCGTGCCGGACAATCGCGCGTCCGATAAAGCATCGAGTCTCTCCACTTTCGCCGTGCTTTCCGCACATGCGCCGCGTAAATCCTTCCGCGCGTACGCTTTTTTAAAGTTAGTTTGTTTCGAAGTTAAAGCTTtcaatggatttttttttcgctttttccatctttttaCATTATGCTTATGTAACAACGGCACGCGGCTATTAAAGTCAAGGAATCTTTGGTACGTCGCGTCGTCGCGTTGCGCTTTTAGTCCTAAATGCGGCTCACAATACAGACATTAGAGACACATTGGATACACGATAAAAATCGACTCTTGCTTTcccttttaaataatacggGCATtaagaatcgatttttttatatatacgctgCATTTACTTCAAGTCGCTGGAGGGGATCCACTACGAtcagattaaaatttgaaatcgatCGCATTTAACGCTAAATGCGGATCGCGAAGACGCAACACACACACAGCCACgttctttatctcttttttttttatttcactttctGTCGCGATTTATGTCGCTCGTATGTATTCCTTGAAACATTTACGCGTGATACACATACGCACATATGCATGCATACTTAGACACAGGCCAGTCGTGACTCGTTTCCCATCTCGTCAATTTGCTCTGGATTTCTGTCTCTTTGCTTTCTATTTTGTTCTCACATTTTttccgtttttctttttatttcgtttttttccaTCTCTTCTTTTGATTTCTAACAGCCATAAGACGACGACGAAATCGCAAAACCGCGATAATATCTTAAAACAAAGCTGGGCGATTAGTATGTTGAATTGTATCTTGAACATGTAAACATCTTAAAGATGATTAAACACACAGACATTTCTACAGCATTACTATTTCTACGGAAATAGAAATTtgaatgacatatatatatatatatatatgtacaaagttattttaaaacactttagaaagagaaaaaaagatagaaatataatttatatgaaacgaAAGTATGgcattaatgattaaatattaattaaatattgattaaatattaaatgattaaatattaattaaataatttagaaatttgtattaattaattaaattaaatgcgtTATGCATTTGTTatgtaattatgatttataccCAGCAATCTTTTCACGTTTTTCATCGAATTATAATGATTCATACTTTGAATTAATGACTTGAAcagctttatattttctcagcCTTGATTGttctaatttttctatcttctcCGCGCGTTTCGCGTATCCTAGTTTTGTGAACGTGTAATATTAAGGCAACTCTTGTTACTAGTTAATGATTTACCGTGTTacgatttttcttcttttcttttttttttcccaatttttctttgcatttcTCACGGGTTTTGCGCGAGAGAAAAACGTCAGCCTCGATTTTCGGATTTGTGAATTCTTCGATTTTTTTGAGAATACAATTTTCCACATCCGAACGATGCGTGCATACGTGTCGacaatatgtcaaaattacaactcactattattatttaattagaaatttcaaaattttaataaaactacttAAATTAAAGCTTTGCagcaattttatgttattaatgagTCATAAAATCGCGAACAATCATATTACAgtgataataatcattatatttattctgatttaatttcaaagcagtttattagaattttacaaattttattatattacacgcACCTTATCtcaatataaagtaataaaattaaaaactaattttaaattaacggatgacaaatttatttccgcattaatgacaataaataaaaagaaattaatttttattcattgcaTCTTCATTATTCATAGAATTTCGCAAATtagattataagaaaattcatcttattccaattttttcttaattatgtcCGGTATGTCGGCGCGCGTTCATGTATGGaaacgatatacatataacggaAGCATTCCGACCTGAAAAAATTGACGTTCTGAAATGATTTTCCGTCTTTTGTAATCTGCTAATCTCATTCGTACCGCGGCTGCACACACGCGCATGACTTAATTAGACTCAGACTCAGATTAACGAATTTAAATCTTCgggtatatttatatatatatatgtttttatatatatgtatagagagatcggtataatatatatatttttttttaatatgtagtaTGTATCGACGAGATATTTCGATTACTTGCAAAAGTATGAAACTCTACGGAGTCTCGGCACCGATACGCCGAGAGATCTAGTGACGAAGTTTTTCCCTTTCACGCActctcctcttctctttctctctcacttttctttctttcactattacgattatttattatccacAGAATGTCCATTGTCTCACAGTATACGCTTTcaatgtgtttatttataccagttattatgtataatatttatatatgtatatatatatatatatataacgtgtatgtgtgtttctTTTAcgtgtacatatttatatatgtatactatatgtatgtatgtatatatttctatgtgtcatatttatatatttatatatgtatagataagtAGAAAAACTTAACggtataatttttccttttttctttttcttcttttttacgtAAACTTTATTCCTCGCTCGCCTGCGAAACTTCGCGCGCGTCGcgttttattagtttttattattcttctgcgattatatcttataaatagatacaagtaaagttatatatatatatatatatatatatatatatatatatatatatacatatatatgggacaaaaaagtttatttttatttatattccttttttataatatactatataacgAGCAACGCGATTCCATAAATCTCTCTCACTATCTAACGAGATTGTTGTGTTTCGTTTCGTTTCTCACGCAAGCCGAGGGCAATCCTCTGTTTCTTCGTATTCTTTTAACATGCACGAATGCCGAATGGATGCATCGGATAGATGCACCATCGTGAGACAGATATCGGATGTTGCAAATGTCTATCTGTTTTCACTAGGTTTCCTTACTATTTTTGTGTTtggtgtatgtgtgtgtgtgtgtgtgtgtgtgtttgtatatgattgatattatttctaatttatgtattacgtATTAATAGAGTCCACGTGTGCGAAACGTGCACGTATCGGCGGCAATCAACAGAATATTCAGAAAATGTCGCGTTTAACTCtcattttcatacatttttctgcgtttttttttttcttatcatcgACTTTCCTGTAGAATCCGTTTGGATTTGAGGCATTCCATGAAacttattgcaatattacaaCGCGTTATCTATCTATTTTCGTTAGCGTTAGTTCGTTTTAATATCACGAAAGTCCGACGATGCGTCGAAGGCTCGCTTAACTCGACGGAATGACATGTCGTGAATAATAACATATGCAATTCTATGGGACACATAGAgatcctaaaaaaattatagcttaaaattaaaaaaagataatagaaaatattttattattaaaattatcaatattaataattacgattTTCACTcgtaatttgaaagaaatatttgaaaaaaatgatctttATTGGACGCACACTCCATGtttatcttgtttatttttagtgCTTATTAGTttgttgattaatttattcattgcatttatctttatcaatGATGAATaaggattaataaattaaattaaaattatttataatttctactttaaaattaagttaattaattgtggtattaattttttttatataaaattaatcaaattttttaaaatacaaattaaaatacatgaaaattaatgtatcatattaaacaaaaattatttagaatacatgcacatattaataattgaataatatttgtacaaacatAGAGTgtgtttattgttataaataaatttttttttgtataattaaacaatagaaACAAACCTTTACTtcatcgatataattatatcatcgaAATGATATCGCGATGCCTTCGAAGATCGCTGAGTCGCGTCGAGACGAGTTTGGACATTGTACTAATAGCACTATTATTTTAGGTATTTCTTATAGTTTTGGCCTAACATTTTTCCTCTTGTATCAGACAATGAGATGACAATTATCTCGCGGGATTATATATCTTGTCACGTTTCTAAGAATTTTTCGTTATCAGCTGTCAAGGTTTAAATGTCATCAGACGAATCGCAACAGTCATTATTATTACGCTTATTATTatcgcaatatattattactatcattattattacaataattagttttatgaatataatcgttaacgttatatattaatgtattaacacagtattattgttatttaatcataattcaaCAACGATTTCGTTAAACTTCTCacgtttatctttaaatagctcttttaaaatgtaattacgtAATCAATATTTGTTTCGAATTACGTTCGCGTTATTTCATGCTTGCAAGCTTGGTCATCTGCTTTTTATCCTTTGCGATACTAGAAAATTTGCGAAGTTGCATATTTCTCGATTATCTTTTCACGTATGTATGACACTCTATCAACGTGCATATTAAGTGGCATGCATTATACGCGCACATTTTTTGCATCCTCTGTTTTTTCATCTTTCCTATATCTTCTCTATTCTCGcattttctctatcttttttatgtataccatatatttatattgattttctcAGGTATTTTCTTTGCAAGTCGCATTTACATcttatatttagtatttacttttatttatttatttatattaacccattttttatgtgcaattttatgcttatctataaaaagaaattggaatcggatgattaaatttgatgtatgattattttatttcacactAACAATAGgaaaacattttgtaatttacaaaaaaaagaagattagaCGATATTTTGCGCTAACTACAGCACTGAATAAGGTTGTAAATGCggctctttttctttctgtccAATTGTATAaacgtattttaaaaatcgccTATCGACGCGACTATATCGTCGGACCGGCTAAAACTTTTCGGATTTATCacagaaaaacatttttatgagtatttaatcttattcccgcgtacacacgcacacacacgcgcgcgcaaatCGTAATCGTTTAATCTACTCACGATTTTATGAATCTCTCAGTGAATCATTGCCAATTTGCCTTAAGACATTCGCCAATACCGGTTGAACATATATTCGCTTTCTTTaaacaaattgcatttttaagcTTGTTTATTCTAACtctttcagatatataaataaaaatctagttACTTTCctcctattttattttcgtaaaaaagaaggatgtgaaaagaattttttaacgaagaCGATTCTGGACCAATATTAGCGAATCGATCGATAACGTTCTTTTTCCCGTCTCGCACTCATTCTCactaattatgattaaataaactcCGTTTATATTGCAACGTTTATATTAcgcaatacaattaaatttttaaagtaagtCATGCGACTCTGATTACGAATTTCTACAGATGCGTTCACGAGATCCTCGGTgatcctctttctctcgtcctttcaaaataatatttttatttttcattccaGCATTGattgtgatttaaatttaattatcttggacctgtaaatataattatgtcattGAAGATATCAATTACTAATTATCCcaatttcttttgaattatctttttattattaatttttattattttacattatactaTTAGACAATATAAAGCGATTGGGTAAGTCTGTAGTCTTCTCTTTGGAAAAATTGatcttaatatgtattttgtagAATTCTTAATCGTTGGATGATACAAACAAGTTCGATGGTTAACGCCCGTCCATTCACCAAGGATCTTTGTATACTGATTACGCTGGAAAAAATCGATCGCTCtcttgctttctttttttttcttttttttttctttttatttcatttttctcccCCCTTTTCAGTTTTTCCCGTCGCACGCACGCATTCCCTCTCAAATTAGCtacttacattaattaatgtcgTTACGTAATGGCAATATTCTCGTTTATTTTGACTTAATACACGATAATTACGCAAACAAGCATAGAGCAGCGTTGGAAATCAATCGAATCGTTGATTTGAGAAACGAAGTAAATCGGCTCAATCCTTTTCTCGCAcatttctttctaaaatatcatattacactcaactttaatatttaaatgaaaaaaaaaaaaaaaaaaaaaatagatcgaTAGGaacaaatatagataaatgaaaataagatatattttgcgaaataaatcGCGGTTGTAGGATCGTGATTTAATTATCGCATCGACCGAGTTGTTTCGCTTCTCACATTTGCCGATTCAATTACTTGCATCCACATTcattcatcttttttattcttttgctctctcgctttctctccATCTCTTTCACTCAAACGGGTATTTACACTTACCTATCGTACAGTATATcgtaatgtatttataatgtgtcgcaggaaaaaaagaacgtaCGTTTATGTACACCTATATATTCTCGTATGTGTTTCCACTTAAAACACCCCGTACGATTGGCAGTATGTTAAacgtgtcttttttttatatatatatatatatatatatgtataatgtatagtggttttttttttcttctctttattcATGTAATCTCGATTCGGATACGTGCGCTCGTTTAGCAAGCTTTCGTTTACGGATAATTTTCTCgatttctctctatctttttttttttctttttcgtctaTTCTATCATCCGTCGTTTAAATGCACATTCAAATCGACGGTAAAGTTCTCTCGagtttgagaaataaataaattacgtaaACTGATGTTTCTCGTTCTTTTCTTACGAGTCGCGCGCGCTTTTGTAATTAGCACACTTACAATATTAcagtaatgataataaacaGCGTTATTTAGCGACGGTAGTAGAATAGTTTAGTTATGGTAAGTAGTAATAGTAGTAATGATAGTAGCAGCAGCAATAATAGTAGTAAGACAGTAGTAGTGGTAGTAGCGGTAGTAAATGGTAATACAGTAGTAATGGTAATAGCAGTAGAGTTAGTA is part of the Cataglyphis hispanica isolate Lineage 1 chromosome 1, ULB_Chis1_1.0, whole genome shotgun sequence genome and encodes:
- the LOC126852458 gene encoding thymidylate kinase, producing MFSKRGALIVLEGCDRAGKSTQAKMLMNALDNLRIPVKARAFPNRKTPVGAILNSFLSKEINMPPEAVHLLFSANRWECKEDIEKTLLSGVTLVMDRYTASGAAYTAANTGRSLNWCQQPDIGLPKPDCVVFLKVSKRQQEQRSDWGKERFEHDEFQQRVNANYEELKDDTWVIVNADQDESAVHSEILQKALSVIQEVQCHNIKVLSN